Proteins from a single region of Rhodovibrio salinarum DSM 9154:
- a CDS encoding capsid assembly protein, which translates to MTDSLLAAGPTPAVSDRTPPKAARSRIPDSPKVPDKFRDPETGDLRTEALLRSYLELERKLAQMVEVPRADSPPETAGTFRRAVGVPDTPEGYPVEPPHPMIQPDPEVNAQLHAAGFTPEQAQLVYDLAAERMLPAIQELAGEFEAERQLERLVAQFGGPEKWREVAGALGAWGRKNLPGEVFEALSTTYEGVLAMHRMMANGEPGLGAGGDAAPELSEDDLKRLMADPKYWRQRDPATVAKVQAGFQRLFSGQPGG; encoded by the coding sequence ATGACCGACAGCCTGCTTGCCGCTGGTCCGACGCCGGCTGTGTCCGACCGCACGCCGCCGAAGGCTGCCCGTAGCCGGATCCCCGACAGCCCGAAGGTGCCCGACAAGTTCCGCGATCCCGAGACCGGCGACCTGCGCACGGAGGCGTTGCTGCGCTCCTACCTGGAGCTGGAACGCAAGCTGGCGCAGATGGTCGAGGTGCCGCGCGCCGACAGCCCGCCGGAGACGGCCGGCACCTTCCGCCGGGCGGTGGGCGTGCCGGACACGCCGGAGGGCTATCCGGTCGAGCCGCCGCACCCGATGATCCAGCCCGATCCGGAGGTCAACGCCCAGCTCCACGCCGCCGGCTTCACGCCCGAGCAGGCACAGCTGGTTTACGACCTCGCGGCCGAGCGGATGTTGCCGGCGATCCAGGAGCTGGCCGGCGAGTTCGAGGCGGAGCGTCAGCTGGAGCGCCTGGTGGCGCAGTTCGGTGGGCCGGAGAAGTGGCGCGAGGTCGCCGGCGCGCTCGGCGCCTGGGGCCGCAAGAACCTGCCGGGCGAAGTGTTCGAGGCGCTGTCGACCACCTACGAGGGCGTCCTGGCGATGCACCGCATGATGGCCAACGGCGAACCGGGCCTTGGCGCCGGCGGCGACGCCGCCCCCGAGCTGAGCGAGGACGACCTGAAGCGTCTGATGGCCGATCCGAAGTACTGGCGCCAGCGTGATCCCGCCACGGTCGCCAAGGTGCAGGCCGGCTTCCAGCGCCTGTTCTCCGGACAGCCCGGCGGATAG
- a CDS encoding phage capsid protein: MSQQVDQAFIKHFQSEVHTAYQRQGSKLRQTVRSKSNIKGATTTFQKVGKGAASTKARHGKVPVMSLDHTPVDCQLADYYAGDWVDKLDELKVNIDERMVVANAGAYALGRKTDELIIAGLDASANVAGGDSDGLTKAKILTAFEMLGGADVPDDGERFAVIGWKQWSELLDIQEFANADYVGADELPWKGTQAKRWLGTLWIPHSGLSAAGGVRLCHWYHKTAVGHASGADVTSDISWHGDRAAHFVNNMMSQGACLIDAEGVVTMRCLEA; encoded by the coding sequence ATGTCCCAACAGGTCGATCAGGCCTTCATCAAGCACTTCCAGAGCGAGGTGCACACGGCCTACCAGCGTCAGGGTTCGAAGCTGCGCCAGACGGTGCGCTCCAAGTCCAACATCAAGGGCGCCACCACGACCTTCCAGAAGGTCGGCAAGGGCGCCGCCTCGACCAAGGCCCGGCACGGCAAGGTGCCGGTGATGTCGCTCGACCACACGCCGGTCGACTGCCAGCTCGCCGATTATTACGCCGGCGATTGGGTCGACAAGCTGGACGAGCTGAAGGTCAACATCGACGAGCGCATGGTGGTCGCCAACGCCGGCGCCTATGCGCTTGGTCGCAAGACGGACGAGCTGATCATCGCTGGGCTCGACGCGTCCGCCAACGTTGCCGGCGGCGACAGCGACGGCCTGACCAAGGCCAAGATCCTGACCGCTTTCGAGATGCTGGGCGGCGCGGACGTGCCGGACGACGGCGAGCGCTTCGCCGTGATCGGCTGGAAGCAGTGGTCGGAGCTGCTGGATATCCAGGAGTTCGCCAACGCCGATTACGTCGGCGCGGACGAGTTGCCCTGGAAGGGCACGCAGGCCAAGCGTTGGCTGGGCACGCTGTGGATCCCGCATTCCGGGCTGAGCGCGGCGGGCGGTGTGCGGCTGTGCCACTGGTACCACAAGACCGCGGTTGGCCACGCCTCCGGCGCGGACGTGACCAGCGACATCTCCTGGCACGGCGACCGCGCGGCACACTTCGTCAACAACATGATGAGCCAGGGCGCCTGCCTGATCGACGCCGAGGGCGTCGTCACCATGCGCTGCCTGGAAGCCTAG
- a CDS encoding DUF952 domain-containing protein codes for MSAVIFHVCPWAAWRAAQAEGVYRGGPLDLKDGFIHFSTPNTLSGTLATYLAGQPGLCLLEVETDTLGDGLVWEESRGGVAFPHLYATLDVAAVRAVHDLPLNAAGVHVLPAHAEQPAPDMDGAV; via the coding sequence ATGAGTGCAGTGATCTTTCACGTCTGTCCCTGGGCAGCCTGGCGCGCGGCGCAGGCCGAGGGGGTCTATCGCGGTGGGCCGCTCGATCTCAAAGATGGGTTCATCCACTTTTCTACGCCCAACACCCTGTCGGGGACCCTGGCTACCTACCTGGCCGGTCAGCCCGGTTTGTGTCTGCTGGAGGTCGAGACAGACACGCTTGGCGACGGGTTGGTCTGGGAGGAATCGCGGGGCGGCGTGGCCTTTCCGCACCTCTATGCGACGCTCGACGTCGCAGCGGTACGCGCGGTGCACGACCTGCCCCTGAACGCGGCGGGCGTGCATGTTCTGCCCGCGCACGCCGAACAGCCTGCGCCGGATATGGACGGGGCGGTTTGA
- a CDS encoding quinone-dependent dihydroorotate dehydrogenase produces MMAWADLGAALLRRLPPERAHDLAIAALKHGLGRQSVGDDPESLKVRAFGRDLANPIGLAAGFDKDAEAVAGLFELGFGFAEVGTVTPKPQPGNPKPRIFRLSADQAIVNRLGFNSAGLDVADANLGRYRRTGGRGVVGVNLGMNKTSDNPLADYEAGLRRLSRYADYVTINVSSPNTPGLRALQGKDKLAELLRHLQAVRKELMADAPPALLLKIAPDLSDQDRADIAEIALDLKLDGLIVSNTTTARPDSLKSASKAETGGLSGRPLFQPSTELLAEMTRRTEGRLLMVGVGGVASGADAYAKIRAGANLVQLYTALIYDGPEAVGRIKRELADLLAGDGFATVADARGRDLSGG; encoded by the coding sequence TTGATGGCGTGGGCCGACCTTGGTGCTGCGTTGCTGCGCCGCTTGCCTCCAGAGCGCGCGCACGACCTTGCGATCGCTGCCCTGAAGCACGGCCTCGGCCGCCAATCTGTGGGGGACGATCCGGAGTCCCTGAAGGTGCGTGCGTTCGGGCGCGATCTTGCCAACCCGATCGGGCTCGCCGCTGGCTTCGACAAGGATGCTGAGGCGGTGGCGGGGCTGTTCGAGCTCGGCTTCGGGTTTGCGGAGGTGGGGACGGTCACGCCCAAGCCGCAGCCCGGCAACCCGAAACCGCGTATCTTCCGACTCTCTGCCGACCAGGCGATCGTCAATCGCCTGGGATTCAACAGCGCCGGACTGGACGTTGCCGACGCCAACCTGGGCCGTTACCGGCGCACCGGTGGGCGTGGCGTGGTTGGCGTCAACCTTGGCATGAACAAGACCAGCGACAATCCGCTTGCGGACTACGAAGCGGGCTTGCGACGGCTGTCGCGTTACGCCGACTACGTCACGATCAACGTCTCCTCGCCGAACACCCCGGGATTGCGGGCGCTGCAGGGCAAGGACAAGCTGGCCGAGCTGCTCCGTCATCTGCAGGCGGTGCGCAAGGAGTTGATGGCCGACGCGCCGCCGGCGCTGCTGCTCAAGATCGCCCCTGACCTAAGCGACCAGGACCGCGCCGACATCGCGGAAATTGCCCTGGATCTGAAGTTGGACGGGTTGATCGTCTCCAACACCACGACCGCCCGCCCCGATAGCCTGAAGAGCGCGAGCAAAGCCGAGACGGGCGGCCTCTCCGGGCGCCCGCTGTTCCAACCATCGACCGAGCTCCTGGCCGAGATGACCCGGCGCACCGAGGGCCGGTTGCTGATGGTCGGTGTCGGGGGGGTGGCGAGCGGTGCGGATGCTTATGCTAAGATCCGGGCGGGCGCGAACTTGGTGCAACTGTACACGGCCCTGATCTACGATGGGCCCGAGGCGGTTGGGCGGATCAAGCGCGAGCTTGCCGATCTCCTGGCGGGGGACGGTTTCGCGACGGTTGCAGACGCTCGGGGGCGTGATTTGAGTGGGGGTTGA
- a CDS encoding cell wall hydrolase, translated as MSARVLSCASAGPLHPAGRPGLIPHAERTASREELAEWLARRLYARHRGEPVRVLEALAAVLVARLHQEGPPPAPRPEPSSLDRHLAVCRRIARRVLAGAPVPEAAADATRYHHADVQPAWARARMPSGTLGDFIFYP; from the coding sequence ATGAGCGCCCGCGTGCTGTCATGCGCATCGGCCGGTCCGCTGCATCCCGCTGGCCGGCCCGGGTTGATCCCGCACGCCGAGCGTACGGCCAGTCGCGAAGAGTTGGCTGAGTGGTTGGCCCGGCGCCTGTACGCCCGTCACCGGGGCGAACCGGTGCGGGTGCTGGAGGCGCTGGCCGCCGTGCTGGTTGCGCGCCTGCACCAGGAAGGCCCGCCGCCGGCGCCCAGGCCGGAACCGAGCTCGCTGGATCGGCATCTGGCCGTGTGTCGCCGGATTGCCCGGCGCGTGCTTGCCGGTGCGCCGGTGCCGGAGGCTGCAGCCGACGCCACCCGCTACCACCATGCCGACGTTCAGCCCGCCTGGGCGCGCGCACGCATGCCCAGCGGCACGCTGGGCGACTTCATTTTCTATCCGTGA
- the terL gene encoding phage terminase large subunit, with translation MTRLDRRAGARVPGFGEFVWVWDRQQGLRTAAVHLRIARWLEACWQRGETRLLLQAFRSAGKSSLVGLFCAWLLGRMPDLRILVLAAEQALAVKMVRNVRGIVERHPFLAGLRPQRAQEWAADRFTVERPGVLRDPSMLARGVTANVTGSRADVVICDDVEVPNTCDTPDKRAELRRRLGEIDYLLVPGGLQLYVGTPHTYFTIYAEGPREEVGETRAFLDGFARLTVPIQDAQGTPAWPERFSKEAIRELAQRSGPNSFASQMLLQPVNVAEGRLDPARLRRYSAELDYAEGNDEAVLTLMGDRLVAAACWWDPAYGAPGRGDASVIAAVFLDAAGNAFLHRVAYLTHDPATAGELDEATQLCRQATAFARDLYLPSISLEVNGVGRFLPGLLRRELAAAGVPAAVREVTSRRPKDLRILEAFDAPLAAGALHAHDSVFATSFVQEMRDWRPGLTHARDDGLDAVAGCLASEPVRLPRLPSAGRHTWRPGMAGVHAPADFDV, from the coding sequence GTGACCCGCCTGGATCGTCGGGCGGGCGCGCGTGTGCCCGGGTTCGGCGAGTTCGTTTGGGTCTGGGACCGTCAGCAGGGCCTGCGGACGGCAGCGGTGCACCTGCGCATCGCGCGCTGGCTGGAAGCGTGCTGGCAGCGCGGCGAAACGCGGCTGCTGCTTCAGGCTTTCCGGTCGGCGGGTAAATCCTCGCTGGTCGGGCTATTCTGCGCCTGGCTGCTGGGGCGGATGCCCGACCTGCGCATCCTGGTGCTGGCGGCCGAACAGGCGCTGGCGGTCAAGATGGTGCGCAACGTGCGCGGTATCGTCGAGCGGCATCCCTTCCTCGCCGGCCTGCGGCCGCAGCGGGCACAGGAATGGGCGGCCGACCGCTTCACGGTCGAACGCCCTGGCGTGTTGCGCGATCCCAGCATGCTCGCCCGTGGGGTCACGGCAAACGTCACCGGCAGCCGCGCGGACGTGGTGATCTGCGACGACGTCGAGGTGCCGAACACCTGCGATACGCCCGACAAGCGCGCCGAGCTGCGCCGTCGGCTGGGCGAGATCGATTACCTGCTGGTGCCTGGCGGGTTGCAGCTCTACGTCGGCACGCCGCACACCTATTTCACGATCTATGCCGAGGGGCCGCGCGAGGAAGTGGGCGAGACGCGGGCCTTTCTGGATGGCTTCGCCCGCCTCACCGTGCCGATCCAGGACGCCCAGGGCACGCCCGCCTGGCCGGAGCGCTTTTCCAAGGAGGCGATCCGCGAGCTGGCCCAGCGCAGCGGGCCCAACAGTTTCGCCAGCCAGATGCTGCTGCAGCCGGTCAACGTCGCCGAAGGCCGGCTCGATCCCGCGCGTCTGCGCCGCTATTCGGCGGAGCTTGACTACGCCGAGGGGAACGACGAGGCGGTCTTGACCCTGATGGGCGACCGGCTGGTCGCCGCCGCCTGCTGGTGGGACCCGGCTTACGGCGCGCCGGGGCGGGGCGACGCCAGCGTGATCGCAGCGGTGTTCCTGGATGCGGCCGGCAACGCCTTCCTGCACCGTGTGGCCTATCTGACCCACGACCCAGCGACCGCCGGGGAGCTCGACGAGGCGACCCAGTTGTGTCGCCAGGCCACCGCGTTCGCGCGCGACCTCTACCTGCCGTCGATCAGCCTGGAGGTGAACGGCGTCGGCCGCTTCCTGCCCGGTCTGTTGCGCCGGGAGTTGGCGGCTGCCGGCGTGCCCGCGGCGGTGCGCGAGGTTACCAGCCGTCGGCCCAAGGATCTCCGCATTCTGGAGGCTTTCGACGCGCCGCTCGCCGCCGGGGCGTTGCACGCCCATGACAGCGTGTTTGCCACCTCCTTCGTGCAGGAGATGCGCGACTGGCGTCCCGGGTTGACGCACGCTCGCGACGACGGGCTGGACGCGGTCGCCGGCTGCCTGGCGAGCGAGCCGGTCCGCTTGCCACGGCTACCCTCCGCGGGCCGGCACACCTGGCGTCCCGGCATGGCCGGCGTTCACGCGCCCGCCGACTTCGACGTGTAG
- a CDS encoding S24 family peptidase, producing the protein MLRHGDIWRAIDRLAEAHGLSASGLARRAGLDATTFNKSKRMTAQGKPRWPSTESVAKVLRATNTSLAEFVALLGDAGAQALAQRIPVIGHAQAGQQGFFDDAGFPVGTGWDEVLFPHVGDPHAYALEVSGDSMEPVYRDGDLIVVSPQATVRRGDRVVVKTTEGEVMAKQLVRQTASRIELASLNASHEDRTVPLEEVAFMARIVWASQ; encoded by the coding sequence ATGTTGCGACACGGGGACATCTGGCGCGCGATCGACCGCCTGGCCGAGGCGCACGGCCTGTCGGCCAGCGGACTGGCCCGCCGGGCCGGGCTGGATGCGACCACCTTCAACAAGTCCAAACGGATGACCGCGCAGGGCAAGCCGCGCTGGCCCAGCACGGAATCGGTCGCCAAGGTTTTACGCGCCACCAACACCTCGCTGGCGGAGTTCGTGGCCCTGCTGGGCGACGCGGGGGCCCAAGCGCTGGCCCAGCGGATTCCGGTGATCGGCCACGCCCAGGCGGGACAGCAGGGCTTCTTCGACGACGCCGGCTTTCCCGTCGGCACCGGCTGGGACGAGGTCTTGTTCCCGCACGTCGGCGATCCGCACGCCTACGCGCTCGAGGTCAGCGGGGACTCGATGGAACCGGTCTATCGCGACGGCGACCTGATCGTGGTCTCGCCGCAGGCCACCGTGCGCCGCGGCGACCGCGTGGTGGTCAAGACGACCGAGGGCGAGGTGATGGCCAAACAACTGGTCCGCCAGACCGCCAGCCGGATCGAACTCGCCTCCCTCAACGCCAGCCACGAAGACCGCACAGTGCCACTGGAAGAAGTGGCGTTCATGGCCCGGATCGTCTGGGCGAGCCAGTAA
- a CDS encoding 3TM-type holin produces MIPALLASVGVPLLGKLVSSGLRAIDDPTAKAAADALDDVGSKLDRGEIDRDQLQIANRHVERMAAIEARRDARILAQINRTMRTEASSADPYVRRWRPTFGYAVALAWIAQTGALTYAIVMTPAVAAELLAATTHLSVIWGVALSVLGINVAKRSQDKRIAAGQLSEPGLLDRLLQPFGGRKE; encoded by the coding sequence ATGATTCCTGCCCTGCTCGCAAGCGTCGGCGTGCCCTTGCTTGGCAAGTTGGTTTCCAGCGGCCTGCGTGCGATCGACGATCCGACGGCCAAGGCCGCCGCCGATGCGCTTGATGACGTCGGCAGCAAGCTGGATCGCGGCGAGATCGACCGCGACCAGTTGCAGATCGCCAATCGTCATGTTGAACGCATGGCCGCGATCGAGGCCCGGCGTGATGCGCGTATCCTTGCCCAGATCAACCGCACCATGCGCACCGAGGCATCCAGCGCCGACCCCTACGTCCGGCGCTGGCGGCCAACCTTTGGCTACGCCGTCGCGCTTGCCTGGATCGCGCAGACCGGCGCTCTCACCTACGCCATCGTGATGACCCCGGCGGTCGCGGCCGAGCTGTTGGCCGCGACCACGCATTTGTCCGTGATCTGGGGCGTGGCGCTCTCGGTGCTCGGCATCAATGTAGCCAAACGCAGCCAGGATAAACGTATCGCCGCCGGCCAGTTGTCCGAACCCGGCTTGCTGGATCGCCTGTTGCAGCCGTTCGGCGGGCGAAAGGAATAG
- a CDS encoding portal protein has protein sequence MSPPSVAVRDPAVSPEPASPPAPKYDPAALLARYQRARDRRASWDGHWRDCVAYTLPQRDGAVAPADPGQRAAERIFDATAGDAAEQLAASLLAELTPPWSRWIGLVPGTALDADEAARLAPRLADAEAVLQGHFDRSNFAVEMHQCFLDLVVLGTACLSFEEAALGASSAFRFSAVPLREAVLEEGPDGQLDVTFRRSDLTTAQLIRRFGRAQVPEAALADVSGDAAQRFPVVEAVLPDGSAYDYVAVLDDAAGGTGPRVLAEGRFGRSPFINFRWMKAPGEVYGRSPVMRALPDIRTANKVVELTLKNASIAVTGIWQADDDGVLNPATVRLVPGTIIPKAVGSSGLTPLAAPGQFDVSELVLSDLRERIRRTLLTGQLGQPASAQMTATEVLERSQETARVLGATYGRLQAELLTPLVARALAILSRRGEIDEIGLDGRTVQLQLRAPLAQLQAQKDVANTVGWIERAAALGEAGLSTVDLAGAARWIGETMGVPAELIRPQAPADGESGEGGDV, from the coding sequence ATGTCCCCACCCTCCGTGGCCGTTCGCGATCCGGCCGTGTCGCCGGAACCGGCCTCGCCGCCCGCGCCGAAATACGACCCGGCGGCCCTGCTTGCGCGTTATCAGCGGGCGCGCGACCGTCGCGCATCCTGGGACGGCCATTGGCGCGATTGCGTTGCCTATACGCTGCCGCAGCGCGATGGCGCGGTCGCGCCGGCGGACCCCGGTCAGCGCGCCGCCGAACGGATCTTCGACGCCACGGCCGGCGACGCGGCGGAGCAGCTCGCCGCCAGCCTGCTGGCCGAGTTGACACCGCCCTGGTCGCGCTGGATCGGCCTGGTGCCCGGTACCGCCCTGGACGCGGATGAAGCCGCGCGTCTCGCGCCGCGCCTGGCGGATGCGGAGGCGGTGCTCCAAGGACATTTCGACCGCTCCAACTTCGCGGTTGAGATGCACCAGTGCTTCCTCGATCTGGTCGTGCTGGGCACTGCGTGTCTGTCGTTCGAGGAAGCGGCCCTTGGCGCGTCCAGCGCTTTTCGCTTCAGCGCCGTGCCGCTGCGCGAGGCGGTGCTGGAGGAGGGGCCGGACGGGCAGCTCGACGTCACCTTCCGCCGCAGCGACCTGACCACTGCGCAACTGATCCGCCGGTTCGGTCGCGCGCAGGTGCCCGAAGCCGCGTTGGCGGATGTGTCCGGCGATGCGGCGCAGCGCTTTCCGGTCGTGGAGGCGGTGCTGCCGGACGGCAGCGCCTACGACTACGTCGCCGTGCTGGACGATGCGGCTGGCGGCACGGGGCCACGCGTGCTGGCGGAAGGGCGGTTCGGCCGCTCGCCGTTCATCAATTTCCGCTGGATGAAGGCGCCGGGGGAGGTCTACGGCCGCTCGCCCGTGATGCGGGCGCTGCCGGACATCCGCACGGCCAACAAGGTGGTCGAGTTGACGCTGAAGAACGCGTCGATCGCGGTGACCGGCATCTGGCAGGCGGACGACGACGGCGTGCTCAACCCGGCGACCGTGCGGCTGGTGCCGGGCACGATCATCCCCAAGGCGGTCGGCTCCAGCGGGCTGACGCCGCTTGCCGCGCCCGGGCAGTTCGATGTCTCGGAACTGGTGCTTTCCGACCTGCGCGAGCGCATCCGCCGGACGCTCCTGACCGGCCAGCTCGGTCAACCAGCCAGCGCGCAGATGACCGCGACCGAGGTGCTGGAACGCAGCCAGGAGACCGCCCGTGTGCTGGGCGCGACCTATGGCCGGCTGCAGGCGGAATTGCTAACGCCGCTGGTCGCCCGGGCGCTCGCGATCCTGTCCCGGCGCGGGGAGATCGACGAGATCGGCCTGGATGGCCGGACGGTGCAACTGCAACTGCGCGCGCCGCTGGCGCAGCTGCAGGCGCAGAAGGACGTTGCCAATACCGTTGGCTGGATCGAGCGGGCGGCGGCATTGGGTGAGGCGGGGCTGTCGACCGTCGACCTCGCTGGCGCCGCCCGCTGGATCGGCGAGACGATGGGCGTCCCGGCCGAGCTGATCCGCCCGCAAGCGCCGGCCGACGGAGAATCAGGGGAGGGCGGGGATGTCTGA
- a CDS encoding sensor histidine kinase, giving the protein MTVKAGNGRGPRPSANRIVLPILVLVAVFLALAAGLLVYTAERQNRLAAEGELHLARSAMLNVRKTIAGFTGDYAFWNTTAEKVVLGYDPLWADENVGQWAIDGLGMDGAAVFGAGNRLIHSVRRPDIQPGLTEPYPPALVALIEQVRADPGVPGEAPTVLDTYFQDQQGVHVAAGAAIGWEDDRPPPRDGDARAVLVFFRTLDSDLLGALESDFRLDALRFVPASMSAPVGLPLTALNGKTLGQLTWTAARPGSDMLSALGGPLGAAFVVVLGVVVLIVRQANRAQATLNAYHSELEETARDLAAARDIAERQAKQLSAQTRDLRIASNQAREANQAKSQFLATMSHEIRTPLNSVIGFADAIRLGYAEGERSREYAEHIHTSGQHLLSLINDILDLSKIEARRYELAEATVSLPALVDETVKLVRGRADAQEVRLTRAVGAVTVRVDPRALKQVLVNLLGNAIKFAPPHSEVRVESKIRDDGLCIAVRDHGPGMTESELEAAKHLFSQGRRPDEQPEAGTGLGLNICIALLTLHDGKLTFETAPGAGTTAQVWLPLTRVIEADPTPEVSA; this is encoded by the coding sequence GTGACAGTGAAAGCCGGCAACGGTCGCGGGCCCCGCCCTTCCGCGAACCGAATCGTCCTGCCGATTCTTGTCCTGGTCGCTGTGTTCCTGGCTCTCGCCGCCGGTTTGCTCGTCTATACCGCCGAACGGCAAAACCGGCTCGCGGCGGAGGGTGAACTGCACCTGGCGCGTTCGGCGATGCTGAACGTGCGCAAAACCATTGCCGGCTTCACTGGCGACTACGCTTTCTGGAATACGACGGCGGAAAAGGTGGTGCTCGGGTACGATCCGCTCTGGGCCGACGAGAACGTTGGTCAGTGGGCGATCGACGGCCTGGGTATGGATGGTGCGGCGGTGTTCGGTGCCGGCAACCGTCTGATCCATAGCGTCAGACGCCCGGATATCCAGCCAGGGTTAACCGAGCCCTATCCCCCGGCGCTGGTTGCCCTGATCGAGCAGGTCCGTGCAGACCCGGGCGTGCCCGGCGAGGCACCCACCGTCCTCGATACCTATTTTCAGGACCAGCAAGGCGTGCACGTGGCAGCGGGGGCCGCGATCGGATGGGAGGATGACCGCCCACCACCACGCGACGGCGATGCCCGGGCCGTTCTGGTCTTTTTTCGCACACTGGATTCGGATCTCTTGGGCGCCCTTGAGTCCGATTTTCGTTTGGATGCCTTGCGCTTCGTGCCGGCATCCATGAGCGCGCCCGTGGGGCTCCCTTTAACCGCGTTGAATGGCAAGACGCTGGGCCAGCTTACCTGGACCGCGGCGCGGCCGGGCTCGGACATGTTGTCGGCCCTCGGCGGGCCGTTGGGCGCGGCCTTTGTGGTGGTGTTGGGCGTGGTGGTGTTGATCGTGCGCCAGGCCAACCGGGCGCAAGCGACGCTCAACGCGTATCACAGCGAGCTGGAGGAGACCGCCCGGGACTTGGCGGCTGCACGCGACATTGCCGAGCGTCAGGCCAAGCAATTGAGCGCACAAACGCGCGATCTGCGGATTGCGAGCAACCAGGCTCGGGAAGCCAACCAGGCCAAGTCGCAGTTCCTGGCGACCATGAGCCATGAGATTCGCACGCCGCTCAACAGTGTGATCGGTTTCGCGGACGCGATCCGCTTGGGATACGCCGAGGGCGAGCGCAGCCGGGAATACGCCGAGCATATCCACACCAGCGGCCAGCACCTGTTATCGTTGATCAACGACATCCTCGATTTGTCGAAAATCGAGGCGCGTCGCTACGAGTTGGCCGAGGCGACGGTCTCGTTGCCGGCTTTGGTGGATGAGACGGTGAAGCTGGTGCGCGGGCGGGCGGATGCGCAAGAGGTGCGCCTGACGCGGGCGGTTGGGGCGGTCACCGTCCGTGTCGATCCGCGCGCCTTGAAGCAGGTCCTGGTCAACCTGCTCGGCAATGCGATCAAGTTCGCGCCACCGCACAGCGAGGTGCGCGTGGAGTCGAAAATCCGCGATGATGGGCTGTGCATCGCCGTACGCGATCATGGACCCGGCATGACCGAAAGCGAGCTTGAGGCTGCTAAGCACCTGTTCTCCCAGGGGCGCCGCCCGGACGAGCAGCCGGAGGCCGGCACGGGTCTGGGCCTGAATATCTGCATCGCGCTGCTGACCCTGCATGACGGCAAGCTGACGTTCGAGACGGCGCCAGGGGCTGGCACGACAGCGCAGGTTTGGCTGCCACTGACGCGTGTCATTGAGGCCGACCCAACGCCGGAAGTGTCGGCATAA